The Fodinibius saliphilus genome has a segment encoding these proteins:
- a CDS encoding sugar porter family MFS transporter, whose amino-acid sequence MGKDYNLSRVFLMSLAAALGGFLFGFDSGVINGTVDALQLAFGSDSVGTGFNVASVLLGSMVGAFFAGNLADKFGRKPIMISTAVAFIISAWGSGMSGGSLEFVIYRIVGGMAMGAASILAPAYISEIAPSKIRGRLATMQQLMIVVGLFMAFMSNYWLAGMSGGASELLWGGFETWQWMFWAEIVPASVFLISLLAIPESPRYLVAAGKDEKASRILEKISPLADIKAKVAEIKSTLEDGMKPKLGNIISRYTGKVHLLVWVGLGLAVLQQFTGINVIFYYGATLWKSAGFTEADALLQNVISGSVNIFFTFVAIMLIDKVGRKPLLLVGALGQAVMLGVLAYIFSAAPSSSADALVLNSTQGVLALLAANAYIAFFAFSWGPVMWVMLGEMFPNHYRGAALALCGMAQWGANFIITMSFPVMLSTLGLGISYGIYALFGVIAYFFVKVFVNETKGMSLEDISKEEARREEDARANLAT is encoded by the coding sequence ATGGGGAAAGACTATAACTTAAGCCGGGTTTTCCTAATGTCATTAGCCGCTGCCTTAGGTGGCTTTCTTTTTGGATTCGACAGTGGTGTTATTAACGGAACGGTAGACGCCCTTCAGTTAGCATTTGGGTCAGATTCTGTAGGAACCGGTTTTAATGTGGCTTCAGTCTTGTTAGGTAGTATGGTAGGGGCTTTCTTTGCCGGAAATTTGGCTGATAAATTTGGTCGGAAGCCCATTATGATATCAACGGCTGTAGCATTTATCATAAGTGCCTGGGGATCGGGTATGTCGGGCGGGTCTTTGGAATTTGTTATCTATCGTATTGTAGGGGGTATGGCCATGGGTGCAGCCAGCATTTTGGCGCCCGCCTATATTAGTGAGATTGCCCCATCAAAAATTCGGGGTCGCCTGGCTACCATGCAGCAGCTGATGATTGTAGTAGGACTATTTATGGCATTTATGAGTAATTACTGGCTGGCCGGAATGTCAGGTGGGGCTTCAGAACTATTGTGGGGAGGATTTGAAACTTGGCAATGGATGTTCTGGGCTGAAATTGTTCCCGCCTCTGTATTTCTTATTTCGCTGCTTGCCATCCCTGAGTCGCCCCGTTACCTGGTGGCGGCTGGAAAAGATGAGAAAGCCAGTCGGATATTGGAAAAGATCTCTCCTCTGGCTGATATCAAAGCCAAAGTTGCTGAGATAAAATCTACCCTAGAAGACGGGATGAAACCCAAATTGGGCAATATTATTAGTCGCTATACGGGCAAGGTGCATCTGTTGGTTTGGGTGGGACTTGGGCTGGCTGTATTACAGCAGTTTACCGGTATTAATGTCATTTTCTATTATGGGGCCACACTCTGGAAATCAGCCGGTTTTACAGAAGCTGATGCCCTGCTGCAAAACGTGATTAGCGGGAGTGTTAATATATTTTTCACTTTTGTAGCTATTATGCTGATTGATAAAGTAGGCCGTAAACCGTTATTGTTGGTAGGTGCACTGGGGCAGGCTGTGATGTTAGGAGTCTTGGCTTACATTTTCAGTGCTGCCCCCAGCAGTAGTGCTGATGCACTCGTACTGAATTCTACACAAGGGGTATTAGCACTGTTAGCAGCAAATGCATATATCGCTTTTTTCGCCTTCTCATGGGGGCCAGTGATGTGGGTGATGCTCGGAGAGATGTTTCCCAATCATTATCGGGGAGCGGCTCTTGCCTTATGTGGGATGGCTCAATGGGGAGCTAATTTCATTATTACAATGAGTTTCCCTGTTATGCTCTCAACCCTGGGGCTTGGGATATCATACGGTATCTATGCCCTTTTTGGGGTAATAGCCTATTTCTTTGTTAAAGTTTTTGTAAATGAAACCAAAGGAATGTCTTTAGAAGATATCTCCAAAGAAGAGGCTCGGCGCGAGGAAGATGCAAGAGCAAATTTGGCTACGTAA
- a CDS encoding glycoside hydrolase family 16 protein gives MKHFLTVLLLLATVTFCASDNPGNSFDYDEEVPPGDSTQSGELIWSDEFNTGTTPNSNYWTYDIGHGSSGWGNNEVQYYTDQSKNVRLEDGKLIIEALKENGDWTSARIKTQELKTFEHVTVKARAKLPKGSGTWPAIWMLGADITEVGWPACGEIDIMEHVGKDPGVVHSALHTPSSHGNTQNTGEKAVNDFNSAFHIYEVEWTSKKMTFKIDGEEFYSYSPSIKDDQTWPYNDEFFIIMNIAMGGNWGSDPQYETDGLKNGIDPNISKARMEVDYIRVYKN, from the coding sequence TTGAAACACTTTTTAACTGTTCTATTACTGCTGGCTACTGTTACCTTTTGTGCATCTGATAATCCCGGAAATAGTTTTGATTACGATGAAGAGGTACCCCCAGGCGACTCTACCCAAAGTGGGGAATTAATCTGGTCGGATGAGTTTAATACCGGAACAACGCCCAATAGTAATTATTGGACATATGATATTGGGCATGGTAGTAGCGGATGGGGAAATAACGAAGTACAATATTATACTGATCAGTCTAAAAATGTACGTCTTGAAGACGGGAAGCTTATTATTGAAGCGTTGAAAGAAAACGGTGACTGGACGTCAGCTCGTATTAAAACGCAGGAGTTAAAAACATTTGAACATGTTACTGTTAAGGCACGGGCAAAATTGCCTAAAGGTTCGGGAACCTGGCCTGCCATCTGGATGTTGGGTGCTGATATTACAGAAGTGGGATGGCCGGCCTGCGGAGAGATAGATATTATGGAACACGTTGGGAAAGATCCGGGGGTAGTGCACAGTGCTCTCCATACGCCCTCAAGTCATGGCAATACCCAAAATACGGGAGAAAAAGCGGTGAATGATTTTAATAGTGCCTTCCATATTTACGAAGTTGAGTGGACTTCAAAGAAAATGACATTTAAAATTGACGGTGAAGAGTTCTACAGTTATTCCCCTTCCATAAAGGATGATCAAACCTGGCCATATAATGATGAATTCTTCATTATCATGAATATAGCTATGGGTGGAAATTGGGGAAGTGATCCGCAGTATGAAACTGATGGCTTAAAAAACGGTATTGATCCTAATATCAGCAAAGCCCGGATGGAAGTAGACTATATCCGTGTTTATAAAAATTAA
- a CDS encoding PKD domain-containing protein, whose amino-acid sequence MIKQDKLYWIIPVLLLLVSACEPQVTSAPDLGNAPKSEDVTFESTPNSENPNVVTFTSTTEGFKFLWDFGNGSTAEGKEVQGEFPLKGEYTVTLTAFTEAGQALNTKKVEIAQTNYAMLDDPNLNMLTGGIDATNGKTWVVDSTQFGHMGLGSIDHFAPQWWQAAPEAKANSGLYNDRYTFKLEGFSYEMETNGDVFLNSAYGDEFENTTVPPSGADLMAPWTAPADQTFNLIEAANGDLTLKVSSPTFIGFYAGTQTYQILELTENTMKIRYEDTKNGFSWYHSLITEGYEHPIEPLPYKSEELTDNFDEEGNVNWTKDQIANFVEGYDNPAPVGVNTSAKVAKYKKGEAQWDNVYIDLGYELNLNERSTVKLKAYFPSYNDYVTEDPNAPDWAPNKSLDMQVEVKLHNVSGATGLGGNAWQTQETVIKQVADTDTWVELEFDFSSVSDREDFDRIVIQLGGEGHSMPGLFFIDDFQLIE is encoded by the coding sequence ATGATCAAACAAGATAAACTTTACTGGATCATTCCGGTGCTGTTACTATTGGTGTCAGCATGTGAGCCACAGGTGACCTCAGCCCCGGATTTGGGAAACGCTCCGAAGTCAGAGGATGTTACTTTTGAATCTACACCTAATTCTGAAAATCCTAATGTTGTAACCTTCACCAGTACTACAGAAGGCTTTAAATTTCTCTGGGATTTTGGAAATGGATCAACAGCAGAGGGAAAAGAAGTGCAGGGAGAATTTCCGTTAAAAGGGGAATATACCGTAACACTTACGGCCTTTACTGAGGCGGGTCAGGCTTTGAATACTAAAAAGGTTGAAATTGCGCAGACCAATTATGCAATGCTTGATGACCCCAACTTGAATATGCTTACCGGGGGAATAGATGCCACAAATGGTAAGACTTGGGTTGTTGACAGTACTCAGTTTGGCCATATGGGGCTTGGTTCAATAGATCATTTTGCACCACAATGGTGGCAGGCAGCCCCAGAAGCTAAAGCTAATTCAGGTCTTTATAATGACCGTTACACATTCAAGTTGGAGGGATTCTCCTATGAGATGGAAACTAATGGAGATGTGTTTTTAAATTCGGCGTATGGTGATGAGTTTGAGAATACTACAGTACCCCCCTCCGGTGCTGATCTGATGGCACCCTGGACTGCTCCGGCTGATCAAACATTTAACCTCATAGAGGCAGCGAATGGTGATCTAACACTAAAAGTATCTAGTCCTACATTTATAGGTTTCTATGCTGGAACACAAACATACCAAATACTGGAGTTAACAGAGAATACGATGAAGATCAGGTATGAAGATACTAAGAATGGTTTTTCTTGGTACCATAGTTTGATTACAGAAGGGTATGAACACCCGATAGAACCATTGCCTTATAAATCTGAAGAATTGACGGATAATTTTGATGAGGAAGGAAACGTAAATTGGACGAAAGATCAGATAGCAAATTTTGTTGAAGGATATGATAACCCTGCGCCCGTAGGCGTGAATACCTCTGCTAAAGTTGCTAAATATAAAAAGGGCGAAGCACAATGGGATAACGTTTATATAGATCTGGGTTATGAATTGAATCTCAATGAGCGAAGCACTGTCAAATTAAAAGCATATTTCCCATCATATAATGATTATGTAACGGAGGATCCGAATGCTCCTGACTGGGCGCCCAATAAATCGTTGGATATGCAGGTAGAGGTAAAATTACATAATGTTTCCGGTGCTACGGGGCTGGGCGGTAATGCATGGCAAACACAAGAAACGGTGATAAAACAGGTAGCAGACACGGATACGTGGGTAGAGTTAGAATTCGATTTCAGTAGTGTTAGTGATCGAGAAGACTTTGACCGTATCGTTATTCAACTTGGGGGAGAGGGGCACTCTATGCCAGGACTCTTTTTCATAGATGATTTTCAGTTAATCGAGTAA
- a CDS encoding RagB/SusD family nutrient uptake outer membrane protein, whose translation MNNLNIIRATLVVTILLMMAGCDNFLSEQPLDQRVESNFYETESDAQEALVAIYDVLQWNTVNGFHVPEMLSDIASDDAFAGGASSSDAPNIIEVDKHNIRTTNGEVHGLWQKYYTGIYRANKFLQQIPNITADTTFIERTTAEAKFLRAYYYFDLVRFYENVPLITEPLEDPSKFNQPQAAPADVYSQIGKDLLEAIPNLPESVSTKGRVTKWAGQSLLTRVYLFYKGVYGSDLPAGDQSVDRTKAIQAIEDVITNSGHDLMNNYEDLFKPESEFSIESVFEISYSDSRPWWDWGYIQGGEGNMAPQMQGPRVKQPGQEDYLLGWSFSPVTQELIDAFDSSDPRLEATVLFEDELNEGLTVGYQHTGNFTQKYTTHKSYAREEGNGQLELNWGNNYRVIRYADVLLMAAELHVKAGNNGKAQGYLDEVRNRVGMGSVTATLENIYKERRLELALEGQRYWDLQRRGEDVAAQHISVSGKKDGYVGDEKHFVVKYDKSRKGFFPIPQSEIDISNGKLDQNDGY comes from the coding sequence ATGAATAATCTAAATATAATACGAGCTACCCTAGTTGTGACAATACTCTTGATGATGGCTGGGTGTGACAACTTTTTGTCAGAACAACCTCTTGATCAACGTGTTGAATCAAACTTTTATGAAACGGAGAGTGATGCTCAGGAAGCACTGGTTGCAATATATGATGTACTGCAATGGAATACAGTTAACGGATTCCATGTGCCAGAGATGTTATCCGATATAGCATCAGATGATGCCTTTGCGGGAGGGGCAAGCAGTAGTGATGCCCCCAATATTATTGAAGTAGATAAACATAATATTCGGACTACTAACGGGGAGGTACACGGATTATGGCAAAAATATTATACGGGAATCTACAGGGCTAATAAATTTTTGCAGCAGATCCCTAATATTACTGCTGATACAACTTTTATAGAGCGAACAACAGCAGAAGCCAAGTTTTTACGAGCCTATTATTATTTCGACCTAGTTCGATTTTATGAGAATGTGCCTCTTATAACAGAACCTTTAGAAGATCCGAGTAAATTTAATCAGCCTCAGGCTGCACCTGCTGATGTATATAGCCAAATTGGGAAAGATCTTTTGGAGGCAATTCCGAATCTTCCAGAAAGTGTTAGCACAAAGGGGCGTGTAACAAAGTGGGCAGGACAGTCATTATTAACTCGGGTATATTTATTTTATAAAGGGGTATATGGAAGCGATTTGCCTGCTGGTGATCAGTCGGTGGACCGAACAAAAGCTATCCAGGCAATTGAAGATGTGATTACGAATAGTGGTCATGATCTGATGAATAATTACGAAGACCTGTTTAAGCCAGAATCTGAATTTAGTATTGAGTCGGTTTTCGAGATCTCCTATTCGGATTCACGTCCTTGGTGGGACTGGGGGTATATACAGGGTGGAGAAGGAAATATGGCTCCCCAGATGCAGGGGCCTCGTGTTAAGCAACCTGGTCAAGAAGATTACTTGCTTGGTTGGAGCTTTTCTCCGGTCACCCAAGAACTGATTGATGCATTTGATTCTTCGGATCCGCGTTTAGAAGCAACGGTACTTTTTGAAGATGAGCTGAATGAAGGGTTAACAGTTGGTTATCAACACACCGGTAATTTCACTCAGAAGTATACTACTCACAAATCGTATGCTCGTGAGGAAGGAAACGGTCAGCTAGAGTTAAACTGGGGGAACAATTATCGGGTGATTCGATATGCCGATGTGCTTTTGATGGCTGCAGAGCTTCATGTGAAGGCTGGCAATAATGGAAAGGCCCAGGGATATCTCGACGAGGTTCGAAACAGAGTAGGTATGGGATCAGTTACTGCAACTCTCGAAAATATCTACAAAGAACGACGCCTGGAACTGGCGCTGGAGGGTCAGCGATATTGGGATCTGCAGCGGCGAGGAGAAGATGTTGCTGCACAACACATCAGTGTCTCTGGGAAAAAAGATGGATATGTTGGCGATGAAAAGCACTTTGTTGTCAAATATGACAAGTCTCGAAAGGGCTTTTTCCCTATCCCCCAAAGTGAGATTGATATTTCCAATGGAAAGCTAGACCAGAATGACGGTTACTAG
- a CDS encoding SusC/RagA family TonB-linked outer membrane protein, whose translation MKTNRYLLSVLFIVLCGINTMWAKQDTQYVSSENIGLNYVAEERVALETRLNQLEEEYNISFFYSSSLISGKFSSVKSKAEQTLRQEIKSLLAPHGLVSSYLDKRTFVISAQPLEMISATKADTVTGTVRSSDAGERLPGVNIMLKGTTRGTSTNNNGEYALTSVSENDTLVVSFLGFQTQEIPVQGRRVIDVMLEESVLSTGDEIVVVGYGTKKRSEITGSVSSVSSEDIEEAPVLRVEQALQGRSAGVYVANQSGQPGEMPTVRIRGAGTTGDASPLYVVDGQPVNGIDYLNPGSIESMEVLKDAASAAIYGARAANGVVLITTKSGQAGETKVSYEGYAGIQNAWKEMNVLNAQQYMMMMNEGAANAGLSMPFPVGQNVSGGTDWQSAVFNENAPMMNHQVTISGGNDKTTYSSGLSYFSQEGIVGAEKSQFDRYTLNLKLDNEVSEVFKFGNSLNYSRIDRKAVLSNSEWGSPLSNALNMDPLTPIYETDEQDLQSYPEHAVQNDGRYYGISNYVTQEIVNPLARLETTHGSTQVDKLVNNLYAEYEVLPNLVVKSTLGIDAAFVKNDNYSPVYYLNAAQNSSSSLVSKTESRYFTWNFENTISYEQDFDKHNIKMLGGVTAQKVHGEDLFGSKAGLLMSDPENAWINVASDEESMRTTGGAYNEKLLSYFGRASYNFDEKYLLTGIVRVDGSSKFGPDNRYAVFPSVSAGWVASNERFMEEMEIINLLKLRASWGQNGNQNIGNFAYTSTIAAGNGYTFGADEKFVTGSVPARISNPGLKWETSEQFNIGIDLGLFDDKVMITSDYYLKETKGLLVEAPILGHVGANPPIVNGGSVQNEGVELSVTYRNYGEEFSYSIGANVAFNQNEVTHIGNAEGVITGAGFSTFGIVSRAEEGYPIGYFWGYETDGIFQNQQEINNYSKNGTPIQGNAVPGDVRFRDLNGDGVINDADRTMIGNPTPDATYGINLGADYKEFDISIFMQGTIGNDIFNATRRHDLKMTNMPVKYLNRWNGEGTSNEMPRFSWNDSNQNWTRISDLYVEDGSYLRIKNVQVGYNLPSQLLQKVGLSKTRVYVSADNLYTLTSYSGFDPEIGASSPLNVGIDRGVYPQARSYRIGFNINF comes from the coding sequence ATGAAAACGAATAGATACCTTTTGTCAGTTCTGTTTATTGTACTGTGTGGTATTAATACAATGTGGGCTAAACAGGACACCCAATATGTTTCGAGTGAAAATATTGGCTTAAATTACGTTGCAGAGGAAAGAGTAGCATTAGAAACACGGCTTAACCAGCTTGAAGAGGAATATAATATTTCTTTTTTCTACAGTTCTAGTCTTATCTCGGGGAAGTTTAGTTCGGTAAAATCTAAAGCAGAACAAACATTACGACAAGAGATCAAGTCACTTCTTGCCCCTCATGGGTTAGTTTCATCATATCTGGACAAGCGGACCTTTGTTATTTCTGCTCAGCCTCTGGAAATGATATCTGCGACTAAAGCAGACACTGTAACGGGGACAGTGAGAAGTAGTGATGCCGGTGAACGGTTGCCCGGTGTTAACATAATGCTCAAGGGAACAACAAGGGGTACTTCCACAAATAATAATGGAGAGTATGCTCTCACTTCTGTTAGTGAAAATGATACATTGGTGGTTTCATTTCTCGGATTTCAGACACAGGAAATTCCAGTTCAGGGACGAAGAGTGATAGATGTAATGCTTGAAGAGTCGGTCCTGTCAACGGGCGATGAAATAGTTGTAGTAGGGTATGGTACTAAGAAAAGAAGCGAAATAACGGGATCGGTTTCTTCGGTAAGCAGCGAGGATATTGAAGAAGCACCGGTATTGCGCGTTGAACAGGCGCTCCAGGGTCGTAGTGCAGGTGTTTATGTTGCGAATCAGTCTGGCCAGCCGGGTGAAATGCCCACAGTGCGAATTCGAGGTGCGGGCACCACAGGAGATGCCAGCCCATTATATGTTGTAGATGGACAGCCTGTAAACGGTATTGATTATTTAAATCCTGGATCTATAGAATCTATGGAGGTATTAAAAGATGCAGCATCTGCTGCTATTTATGGGGCACGGGCTGCAAATGGGGTAGTACTAATTACTACAAAATCAGGACAAGCTGGAGAAACGAAAGTATCTTATGAGGGATATGCCGGTATCCAGAATGCGTGGAAGGAGATGAATGTGTTGAATGCCCAGCAATATATGATGATGATGAATGAAGGAGCAGCAAACGCAGGCTTAAGTATGCCATTTCCTGTTGGGCAAAATGTTTCGGGAGGTACCGACTGGCAGTCTGCTGTATTTAATGAGAATGCGCCGATGATGAATCATCAGGTAACGATTTCAGGGGGTAATGACAAAACAACTTATTCTTCTGGGTTATCCTATTTTTCTCAGGAAGGAATTGTGGGTGCAGAAAAGTCACAATTTGACCGCTATACACTTAATTTGAAGTTGGATAACGAAGTTAGTGAGGTATTTAAGTTTGGGAACAGCCTTAATTACAGCCGAATAGATCGTAAGGCAGTTCTGAGTAATAGTGAATGGGGATCTCCATTGAGTAATGCATTAAATATGGACCCGCTTACGCCCATCTATGAAACGGATGAGCAAGACTTGCAAAGTTACCCAGAACATGCTGTTCAAAATGACGGCCGTTACTACGGTATTTCAAACTATGTAACGCAGGAGATTGTCAATCCCTTAGCTCGCCTTGAAACTACGCATGGTAGTACACAAGTAGACAAACTGGTAAATAATTTATATGCCGAGTATGAAGTGCTTCCCAATTTAGTAGTAAAGAGTACTTTGGGTATTGACGCCGCTTTTGTGAAGAATGATAACTATAGTCCTGTGTATTATTTAAATGCAGCACAGAATAGTAGCAGCTCGCTTGTAAGTAAAACGGAGAGCCGATATTTCACATGGAACTTTGAAAATACGATTTCATACGAGCAGGATTTTGATAAACATAACATAAAGATGTTAGGTGGGGTTACTGCGCAGAAGGTTCATGGAGAAGATCTCTTTGGTTCTAAGGCGGGACTCTTAATGTCGGATCCGGAAAATGCATGGATTAATGTTGCTTCTGATGAAGAATCTATGCGTACAACAGGAGGAGCTTACAACGAAAAGTTACTCTCATATTTTGGTCGGGCTTCATACAACTTTGATGAAAAATATCTTTTAACGGGGATTGTAAGGGTTGATGGATCCTCCAAGTTTGGACCGGATAATCGATATGCTGTTTTCCCCTCGGTTTCTGCTGGATGGGTAGCTAGTAATGAGCGTTTTATGGAGGAGATGGAGATCATAAATCTATTGAAGCTACGTGCTTCATGGGGGCAGAATGGAAATCAGAACATAGGTAATTTTGCCTATACCTCCACTATTGCAGCTGGTAACGGATATACCTTTGGTGCAGACGAAAAGTTTGTTACAGGTTCAGTGCCGGCAAGGATATCAAATCCAGGGTTGAAGTGGGAAACTTCGGAGCAGTTTAATATTGGAATTGATCTTGGCCTCTTTGATGATAAGGTGATGATTACTTCTGACTACTATCTCAAAGAAACAAAAGGTCTATTAGTCGAAGCTCCAATACTTGGACATGTAGGTGCTAATCCTCCAATTGTTAATGGTGGAAGTGTCCAAAATGAGGGGGTCGAACTTAGTGTTACCTATCGAAACTATGGCGAGGAGTTTAGCTATAGTATAGGTGCTAATGTTGCTTTCAACCAGAATGAAGTGACTCATATCGGGAATGCCGAAGGAGTGATAACCGGTGCTGGCTTTTCAACCTTTGGTATTGTCAGTCGGGCTGAAGAAGGGTACCCAATCGGTTATTTCTGGGGGTATGAGACCGATGGAATCTTCCAAAACCAACAGGAGATTAATAATTATTCAAAAAATGGTACTCCTATCCAAGGGAATGCCGTACCCGGAGATGTGCGTTTCCGAGATCTGAATGGTGATGGAGTTATCAATGATGCCGATCGGACCATGATTGGGAATCCAACGCCTGATGCTACTTATGGAATCAACCTGGGGGCAGACTATAAAGAGTTCGATATTTCAATATTCATGCAGGGGACTATTGGTAATGATATTTTCAATGCTACTCGCAGACATGATCTGAAAATGACAAACATGCCGGTAAAGTATCTTAATCGTTGGAATGGTGAAGGTACTTCTAATGAGATGCCGCGTTTCTCCTGGAATGATAGCAATCAAAACTGGACCAGGATTTCGGATCTATATGTTGAAGATGGTTCTTACTTGCGAATAAAAAATGTGCAGGTAGGATACAATCTGCCTAGCCAATTACTACAGAAGGTCGGGCTTTCTAAAACCCGTGTGTATGTATCTGCTGATAACCTGTACACCCTTACCAGTTATAGTGGCTTCGATCCGGAAATAGGTGCTTCTTCTCCATTGAATGTTGGTATAGACCGGGGAGTTTATCCTCAGGCCAGAAGCTATCGTATCGGTTTCAATATTAATTTCTAA
- a CDS encoding FecR family protein, whose translation MSKKLSELLLDDSFIRFLKGTASENEEAQWSEWMQEKAEYAELVKQGRELLKDGVETVSAPNAEPELQKLMARIESEKYFKPLNAIRKQHKKVVWATMAAAAGILLLVGFIGRQAFFQNDGTENSQASSIAYRTLTTEYGERTAVHYSDGSEIVMNAHSTMRMPENVKGSNAVEVWLEGEAFFNITRKSDSNSRTFIVHTPDGDVSVLGTEFAVNTSGEQTRVVLAEGRVRLENKGAPDKDAIQYEMEPGELALLAKGMDKIEVSNVNPKVYTSWSTDSLVLDNTPFSELIKRIEFTYDVKVKVKQKHLLTEKLTGKFRNLDLNHLIEGISKTMNVKIIKRNKTLFVEKK comes from the coding sequence ATGTCGAAAAAACTCTCCGAATTACTACTTGATGATTCATTCATCAGGTTTCTAAAAGGGACTGCTTCGGAGAATGAAGAGGCCCAGTGGTCTGAATGGATGCAAGAAAAGGCAGAGTATGCCGAACTTGTAAAGCAAGGTCGCGAGTTGTTAAAAGATGGAGTTGAAACAGTATCCGCTCCTAACGCTGAACCGGAGCTGCAAAAATTAATGGCGCGTATTGAAAGCGAAAAATATTTCAAGCCATTAAATGCAATTCGAAAACAGCATAAGAAAGTGGTTTGGGCAACAATGGCTGCGGCAGCAGGTATTTTACTCCTCGTTGGTTTTATTGGCCGGCAAGCATTTTTTCAGAACGACGGAACTGAAAATAGCCAGGCCTCCTCGATCGCATATAGAACATTAACTACAGAGTACGGCGAACGAACGGCAGTACACTATTCTGATGGTTCCGAGATAGTGATGAATGCCCATTCAACAATGCGTATGCCAGAAAATGTAAAAGGTAGCAATGCAGTAGAAGTATGGCTAGAGGGAGAGGCATTCTTTAACATAACCCGTAAATCGGACTCTAACTCCAGGACCTTTATTGTTCACACCCCCGATGGGGATGTATCGGTTTTAGGAACAGAGTTCGCCGTAAATACAAGCGGTGAGCAAACCAGGGTAGTTCTTGCTGAAGGTCGTGTACGCTTAGAAAACAAGGGGGCTCCCGATAAAGATGCAATACAGTACGAAATGGAGCCGGGAGAGCTTGCCCTTCTTGCTAAAGGGATGGATAAAATCGAGGTAAGCAATGTTAATCCCAAGGTATATACTTCCTGGTCTACTGATAGCTTGGTTTTGGATAATACCCCTTTCTCCGAGCTGATAAAGCGAATTGAATTCACCTATGATGTTAAGGTAAAGGTTAAGCAGAAGCATCTTCTTACGGAAAAACTGACGGGCAAATTCCGGAATTTAGACTTAAACCACCTCATAGAGGGGATATCAAAAACGATGAATGTCAAAATTATCAAAAGAAATAAAACACTGTTTGTGGAAAAAAAGTAA
- a CDS encoding RNA polymerase sigma factor — MGSEQHESKSIANDLLWEEIRQGNKKALAAIFNKYFDSLYGYGYRIVANDQKVRDAIQEVFYQLWKYRERLTEVQSVRAYLFVSLRREILNEKSASVRREKRHEEYSLEEFQIHFKYDKWVEVLDIKKEKKGKVKEAIKGLTPRQREAIFLKYFEGLSTQEMTGVMQVRAQSIYNILSDAIKKLRNILNK, encoded by the coding sequence ATGGGATCTGAACAGCATGAAAGTAAGAGCATTGCCAACGATTTGCTTTGGGAAGAAATTCGCCAAGGCAATAAGAAGGCACTTGCTGCAATTTTTAACAAATACTTTGATTCACTTTATGGGTACGGCTACAGGATTGTAGCTAATGATCAGAAAGTGCGTGATGCTATTCAGGAAGTTTTTTATCAGCTTTGGAAATACAGAGAGAGATTGACAGAGGTACAGTCGGTGCGAGCTTATTTATTTGTTTCACTTCGGCGCGAGATATTAAATGAGAAATCGGCCAGTGTACGGCGAGAAAAGAGACATGAGGAATATTCATTGGAAGAATTTCAAATTCATTTTAAGTACGACAAATGGGTTGAGGTTCTTGATATTAAGAAGGAAAAAAAAGGAAAGGTTAAGGAAGCAATAAAAGGTCTGACTCCTCGTCAACGGGAAGCTATTTTTTTGAAATATTTTGAGGGGCTGTCTACGCAAGAAATGACAGGGGTAATGCAAGTTCGCGCACAAAGTATCTACAATATTTTGTCAGATGCTATAAAAAAACTCCGAAATATCTTGAATAAATAA